GACGGCGTCGCGTTTCTTCAACGAGTGGAAGGAGCTCTCCAAGCAGAATAAGGAGCTGCAGTCCCAGATGGTGCGGGCGCTCATCGAAGGCTCATTAAACAGCGAAACCGTCGATCTGTCGCTGCCGGCGGGCGACTTCGGCACCGTCATGAAGGCCGTAGAGGCCCTGAAGCCCCGGTTCAAGGGGAAGACCGTGTTCCTCAAGGGCGACAACTTCGCCTACGGCTATTCGGAGACGGTCAACGTGCGGGAAAAACTGGCCGAGGGCTACGTGAACGTCACGGGCAGCGAGCGCGAGGCGCGGGCCTTTAAGGCTAAGCCCAAAGCGTAATATGCGAACGGCGCGTATTCATCATGGATATGAACAGCGAGCAGGAGAAGGCGGAACGGCTGAAGTCGGCCCTGTCAAGGCTGAAGGGCTCCGGCATCGAGGCCTCGGCCGTGATATCCCGGGACGGCACGCTTTTAGCCGCGGACACCGCCCCCGGGGAGGAGCACAGGATCTTCGCCCCCATGTACGCCGCGATGCTGGGCGCCGCCGAGGAGGCCAGCTCCGAGCTCCGGATGGGCATCCCCAGGCGCGTGGTCATGGAGGTGGGCGACAAGAGGCTCGTCGCCGTGGGCGCGGGCCCGAAGGCCCTGGTGGTCGCGCTCATCCGCACGGGCGCCAGCTACGAGGAGGCCCTCGCGGGCATCGACCGGGCCATCGCCGAGGTCCGGGACGCCCTGCGCCAGTGACCGTTTTCATGGTAACATATATAAGCCACCTTTTTCATTGTATGTCTCAACTTTCACAGAGGTAATATTCATGGTCAACGTGGCAATGGCAGGCGGAGAGAAGAGCGGCAAGACGATGCTGGCCTCGAAGCTGGGCAAAAAAGGCACCGAGTCCGACATCACCCTGTATAATTTCACCAAGGGCGAGAACATCCTGACGATCGTGG
The nucleotide sequence above comes from Methanocella sp.. Encoded proteins:
- a CDS encoding roadblock/LC7 domain-containing protein — its product is MDMNSEQEKAERLKSALSRLKGSGIEASAVISRDGTLLAADTAPGEEHRIFAPMYAAMLGAAEEASSELRMGIPRRVVMEVGDKRLVAVGAGPKALVVALIRTGASYEEALAGIDRAIAEVRDALRQ